The Francisella hispaniensis FSC454 genome includes the window GTGAGTTTGAAATTATTTTTGATCGTATTCAAGCTATGACCTATGCCGCTATGGCGTATCTGTACAAAACAAATGTTACAATTACAAATATTAATACTCAAGATACATATAGTATCAAAAAGCCTTTGGAAAAATTGACTAATGCAGGAGCTAAATGGGAGTATAACCAAGCTAATCGTGGTATTAAGTTTTTTGGTAAGGATAGTTGTATTAAAGGGGTTGATATAATTGCTGCACCTTTCCCACATTTTCCTACTGATTTGCAGCCAATATATGCAGTGATGTTATTTATGGCAAATAGCTCTAGTACTATTCAAGATACGGTTTACCCTGAGCGTATAAACTATGTGTATCAAATTCGTAAAATGGGTTTTAATATATCTATAGATAATACTCTTATAAAAATAAAACCACTTGAAAACCTAAATGATATACGTCCAGCGGTTATGAGTGTCAAAGATTTACGTGCTGGTATGGCATGCTTAATGGCAGGATCATTATTAGATGAATTTTCGACTATTAATAATGCTCATCAGATATTTAGAGGTTATAATAATCTTATAGAAAATATGTCTCATTTTATGCAAATAGAGATTTTAAGTGATAATGTTTAGGTGACTAATGTCAGAATATATATCTTTAGAACAATATAATACATATCGTATTAAGTCTTTTGCTAAATATGTTTATTTTCCTACTAATGACCAAGAGTTATTAGACATTGTTAATAAACATCAGAAATTATTTTTCCTTGGAAACGGTAGCAATGTTATTTTTTCTAAAGAATATTATGATGATGTAGCATTTGTGATTTTTACTAAGAAATTCAACTCTTTTAAGATTATTGATAATTATGCTAATGTTCAGGCTGGAGTATTATTACAAGATCTTGCATTAGCTACATATCGTGCTGGTTTAAGTGGTATAGAAACTTTTTATGATGTGCCAGCTAGTGTTGGTGGAGCATTGATTATGAATGCTGGTGCGTATGGTGATGAGATATATACTTATGTTAAAAGTGTCACAATACTTGACCTTAACTCCAAACAGATAAAAAAATATCTAAAAGATGATATAGAGTATGGTTATAGATACTCTATGTTTAAGTATATGAAAGATATTTGTATTTTATCAGCAGAATTTGAGTTTGAGTACAAAACAAAGCAAGAAATCAAAGCAAAGCTAGATGATATTTATTCACGTAGATTATCTAATTTACCGCAAAAGCCAACGGCTGGAAGTGTTTTCAAGAGACCGCAAGCAAATATGCCTGTGGGAATTATGGTAGAGCAGCTAGGATTAAAGGGCAAGCAAATTGGTGATGCGCAAATCTCTCCAAAACATGGTGGCATAATAGTGAATAATGGCAATGCAACTGGTCAAAATATTTTAGATCTTATCGAGTTTATAAAACAACAAATTTTAGAGCATTATAATATCGAGTTACACGAGGAGCAAATTGTTATTTAAATTGCTTTAGATAAAACCTCTTTCTTATACGCGTAATATCTACTATACTTTGCATAGGAAAAATTTTTTTGATAAGTTATGAAAAAAAAAGTTTTATCTTCTTTGATAATTACCTTTTTATTCTGCTGTAGTGCTATAGCTGATACAATTAATGCTAAGGCAGAGCAAGCAGTTAAAATTGATGCTAAGGACAATCCACTACGCCAGTATGCTGCAAAGAATTCTATAAAAGCTGACTCTGCATTAGTATCTGAAAATGAAGTTGCTAGTGGCTCCACTATTAAACAAGATCAAGTTCCTAAAGCTAATGATTATGGAGATGCTTTGAGTAGTCTTGTTGACACTAGTGATGATGGTTATGAAAAGCTTTTAGCTGAAGCCGAAGAAATACTAAAAGATAATTCACCATCAGAAACTAAAAAGAAGATAGATGCTTTTAATCGCGAACTTGATAGTAAAGCTAGGCAAGAAAAACAAAAGCTTAAAAAATCAACAGCTACTGTTCTGAGTGAAGCACATAATATAGTTAAAGAAAATCATAATATCAATCAAGATTATAAAAAATCGCAGAACTACTACAAAGTTAAGTCAGCTAAAGATTATATTGATGAAGATGTTAAAAAATACAATAGTCAATATAAAATAAAAAATTATAAAAATCTTTTAGACAATATTAGTACACCAGAAGAAATAGATAAATCATTTGAGCAAATAGATGATGAAGATGAAGATAGTCAAGGTTTTAAGTATAAATTATCAGATGGTTATCCTATTGAACAAATTACTACAGTGGGATTATTGAGCGGTGAGCAAAAGCGTTTTAAAAAATGTTTGATAATGAAAACATATGGTGGTGGTACATGGAGAACATATTGCCAGCCACTTAAGAAGCCAACACAATGTTCTGATTATGATTGGCAGCAGCTATCTACTATGCCTGTAATGTATTGCTAAAATAATCATATTAAGAATTTTTCTTGAAATCAGCAATTTGTTTTTTTAGTTCTTCTAAAGTTATTCTATTTGGGTTTGCCCGAGATTTTAAGGTGTTATCTTGTGCCTTACGTACAGCATAACCATACAGAGCTTCTATTTCTAACTGTAAATTTTGCTTGAATTTTTTAACAAAATGATGCCAAATATTTTTCCCAGTTAGCCCAAACTGCATATTTGTATCAGCTAGAGGTTCATTTAGATGTCTTATATCCTCAAAAAGAGTATTTATATTCTCATAAGTAAAAGTAATAAGGTCTGACTCAATAGCTGGAGTTTTGTATTGGCTTGCTTGTAGTGTGTTCCCCCAAGTTAGAAGATCAATCATGGAGTTGGTATGCTTATAATTACTAACACTTGCAAAAGCTTCTTTGAGTGTTGTAAATGATTTATCCCCAAAAGTCGAAAAAAGTAAAATACCATTATCGTTAAGTAGTTGATAATAATTATCTAACTCTTGTGATAAATTATCTGTTATATGAATAATAGAATTTGAGAAAATAATATCAAACTGTTGTTTAAGACTTTGACTGGTGTGAATATCTGCATTAGGAAAACGTTTGTTTAATTTCTCAAGATAATCATTATCACTATAGCCAGTGACTAAGATATCTTTTGGATCTAGTTTTATAAACTCCAAACGCTTAAGTAGTCTTTGGGCAATTTCATTTTTTATAAAAGATTGAGGGTATAGTTTTCTTTTTGATAGTCGATTAAGAAAAAGATTATAATTGAACATATAAAAACTTTTTTATAATTAATTATGAAAATTATAACAAAAATCATCAAAATACTCTCGTATCAAAATTGCTTATTATGTAAACAATCAGCTGATGATACTATTTGTAATTATTGTTTTGACAGTTTATTAAACCAATTAAATTTCCAAAAGCAACAAATAGAGCTTAATTTGAGTTTTGATTATTTTTATTTACTTAGATATTCTCCCGAAGTTAGATTTTTGCTACAGAGATTTAAGTTTAATAAAGATTTATTAGCTGCTGAGATTTTTTCTAAAGTGATTAGATATTGGTGGGATAATATTGCACAGCAGCACTTCAAAGATGTGGATGCTATTGCAGCAGTACCAATACATAGGTATAGGTATCTATATCGTGGTTTTAATCAAGCTGAAGTATTAGCTAAAACCCTATCAGAATATACTGGCATTAGATCAACTTTTGAGAACTATGCTAGAATTAAGTATACAAAATCTCAAGCTAAATCATCAAAGCAAAAAAGAGCTATACAGATAAAAGGAGTCTTTAGCTTAACTAAGCCAATTAAAGCTAAGCATTTAGTTGTATTTGATGATGTTTTAACTACTGGTTCAACACTTCGTGAGTTTATTGAGACTCTTGCAAAAGATAGTCAAATTGAAAAAATATCAGTAGTCACATTAGTTCGGCCTGAATAATGATATTTCTTATAAGTAAATGTTATTGAAATTATAAAAACTATATATTTAACATCATGGATATATTTTGTAATAATTGTCATATAGGAATTAGAAATATTTATATAGGTACTAAAATGAGAAAAATAATATTAACAGTAGTAATGGTTACTAGTTTATCAACGATGAGTTTCGCACAAGGTTTACATCAGATAAATAGCTTCTCAAATAGCTCTTTCCCACCACCGAGTTTGAGTTTAGCAAGCTAGTTTAAACTTAAAGTAATTACTCAGGAAGCTTAGATCTGATTTTACCTCCTAGAATATGCGCATGGAGATGAAAAACCATCTGTCCCCCTTCTTTACCAGTATTAAAGACGGTCTTAAAACCTTTTAGTCCGATTAGTTTAGCAACTTTGGGAATACTAAGCATAAATTTTCCCATAAGCTCTTGATTTTGTTCTGTTAGATCATTTAAGCTAGCAATATGTCTTTTGGGTATAACAAGGATATGCACGTCAGCAGCAGGGTTGATATCATAAAAAGCAAAGACATTTTCATCTTCATACACTTTTTTAGATGGTATTTCACCACTAATAATTTTGCAAAAAATACAATCTGACATGATGCCTATTTCTCCTTCTTAAAACTATAATAAATCAAGCATACAATTCCGACAATTATAAAACTAGTACTATGATTACTAATAAAGTTTTGTAGTTTAATTAGTGGTGTTGTATCTTTATCCAAAGTATATATTACCCCAATAGTTGTCAAAACTAATCCACAGCCCAAAGCAAATCTATATTTTTTCTTAGGTTCTTTTAAGTTATTAAATTGTGAAGATGTAGTAGTATTTTTTAGATTGATTTGTGTTTGTTGCAATATATCAAAAACCATGCGCGGTAATTCTGGTAGTTTATCACTAACCCTAGGCATATTTTCAATTGAACGATGATAGAAACCTCTTAGCCCCATTTGCTCTTTCATCCATTTTTCTAGAATTGGTCGAGATGTTTCCCAGATATTTAATTCAGGACAAAGTTTCTGTCCAAGACCTTCGACATGAAAAAGAGTTTTTTGTAATAGTGTAAGTTGCGGTTGGATATTCATATTGAAACGACGCGCTACTGCAAAAAGTTGCATTAAAGTATAGCCTAGAGATATTTCTTTCATCGGTTTTTCAAAGATTGGTTCACATACTGTTCTAATTGCTGATTCAAGAACATCAACACGCGTATCACTTGGAACCCAGCCAGATTCTATATGTAACTCAGCAACTTTACGATAATCTCGTTTAAAAAATGCCAAGAAGTTACCTGCTAAATAACGCTGATCATCACGATTAAGAGTACCGACGATTCCAAAGTCTATCGAAATATATTTTGGATCAGCTGGATTTGATACATCGATAAACATATTGCCAGGATGCATATCAGCATGGAAAAAACAGTCATCAAAGACTTGTGAATAAAAAATTTCTACCCCACGTTGCGCTAGTAGACGACGATCGACACCTAAAGCATCTAGAGTTTCTATATCAGACACTCTTACGCCACCAACTCTTTCCATCACCATTACAGTAGAACTAGTATATTCCCAATATATTTTAGGTACATAATGTATGGTAGAGTTTTCAAAATTTCTACGAATTTGAGAAGCATTTGATGCTTCACGGACTAGATCAAGCTCATCAAAAAAGCTTTGATTTATCTCTTTGACAATCTCTACAGGCTTAAATCTTCGAATTTCTTTAAGTTTACTAAGTAAAGTTGCAAAAAATAGCATCAAAGAAGTATCAAGTTTAAGAATTTTCTCAATGCCTGGACGTAATACTTTGACTACTACTTTTTCGTCATTTTGCAATACTGCAGCGTGCACTTGAGCTACAGACGCAGAAGCTAAAGGAGTACTTTCAAAGCTTTTGAATATTTCAGATATGGATTTTTTTACCGCTTTTTCAATTTGTTGGGCTGCAACTTGATTATCAAAAGGTGGAACGTTATCTTGAAGTTTTGAAACTTCTTTTATTACATCTGGCGGTAGTAAATCGGCTCTGACTGATAATGCTTGACCGAATTTAATAAAAATAGGTCCAAGTTTTTCTAAAGCCTCTCTAATACGCACACCATGCTCAAGTCTGCGTACTCTTGGAGAGTAGTAAAATGGATTTAGCAATAATAACACTCTTAGAGTTTTTATTTTTGTCGCTCGAATTGGCTCATTGAGTAGACAGTATTTATTTATAATGTAAAAAATGTAAATAAGCCTTAGAAATTTTTTAATCATTGTTTAAGCCTTGTAATAATTTTAGCTTTGCCTCTATTCTATCAGTAGCTTGCTTTAGCTCTTGAACTTGGCGATAAAAGATATTAATTTCATTTTGAGATATCAGAGTCTTTTTCTCCTCTGTTAGGAAATCTTTGATATCGACAATAGTCTCTTGTCGAGATGTTTTTAAGTATTGTTTTGCTTTTTGAAAAGGTTTAGCAACAATTCCAGCAAATTCAGGACTGGTGAGTTCAGATATTCTATAAACTAGATCTATATCAATAGCATTCAAAAATTTATTAAAAGTATTAAGATCTTTTAAACTACCTTGATAATCAAGCTTCTCAGCTATTATCAACTCTTGTAGATTTTTATTGAAAATAAGCTCCAAAATATAAGCCAATTTACCTTTTAAAATGTTTTTGGTAGGTTCGTTACTAGCATATATTTTAGAATCTTCTACTTTAAGCGTGATTACAAAGTCAATATCAATAATATCAACACTTAAGTTTTTACCATTTAGAGGTAACAGTAGAGAATTTACCTGGGGATCAAGTTTAGGCAGAAGACTTAAGGCAGTGTTTACTAGTTTTAGCATGTTAATATTTATATCCAATATGTAGTGCTACAATTCCACCAGTCATATTTTGGTATTCGACATTATCAAATCCTGCATTATACATCATCTGTTTTAGCGTTTGTTGATCAGGATGTTTACGGATTGACTCGGCTAGGTATTTGTAGCTTTCAGCATCTTGTGTAATAATTTTACCTAAAAATGGCAGTGCTTTGAAAGAGTATTCATCATAAACTTTAGAAAGTAAGGGTATGATTGGCTTAGAGAATTCTAGAACCAACAAGCGACCACCTGGTTTTAGAACTCGACACATTGATGCTAACGCTTTCTCTTTGTCTGTAACATTTCTAAGCCCAAATGATATCGTAATACAATCAAAATAATTATCAGGAAATGGTAGACACTCAGCATTAGCTTGGACATATTCAATATTGCCAACACAACCTTTGTTTGTAAGTTTTTCTTTGCCTACTTCAAGCATTGAAGAGTTAATGTCACTTAAGATTACTTTACCTTGTGGGCCAACCATTTGACAAAATTTATATGCTAAGTCGCCAGTACCGCCAGCAAGATCTAAGACATTATCACCCTTACGAATTCCAGATTTAGCAATGGTTTGTTTTTTCCAGATACGATGAATTCCAAATGACATTAGATCATTCATCAAGTCATATTTGGCTGCTACTGAATGGAATACCCCAGCTACTTTTTTTTGTTTTTCTTCCCAAGGCACTTGTGTAAAACCAAAATCTGTTGTTTTATTTTCTTTAGACATCTAAACTAAATTATAATATTGAGATATTATTTCATTATAGCAGAATATCAATTATTTGTATTGGCAAGATACCATTAAATAGGGAGTATAAGTATGTATATATTATCAGGAGATATCGGTGGCACTAACACTAGATTAGAAGTTTCTCTTTTAGAAAATGGTGTGACACAAAGTATAGCTATAAGAAAGTATAAAGGTGCGAATTTCAATTGTTTATCTGATATCATTGATAAGTTTTTATCTGAGGTAGACCTAGTAGGTCAAATAGATTCTGTTTGCCTTGCAGTAGCTGGATTTGTCTCTAATGGCGAAGTTGAAGTGACTAATTTGCCATGGATGGTTTCTGAGCAATATATCTCAGAAGGACTTGGTATAGACAAAACTAAGGTTAAAGTGATCAATGACTTTGAGGCAATTGGTTACGGTATAGAATCTCTAGATAGAGAAAAAGATATTATCACAATCCAAGAAGGTAAAAAAGACAATGATAATCTATGTGCTGTGGTTGGTGCCGGCACAGGCTTAGGAATGTGTTTAGTCAGCTATGATAAAGATGATAAACCAAGAGTTTATAAAACAGAGGGGGGGCATGTTGATTTCTCACCTGTTGATGATGAGCAGGTTGAGTTATTCAAGTTTATGCGCAAGACTTTCCATCGTATTTCTCCCGAGAGATTCTGTAGTGGCTACGGCATTTATAATATTTATAAGTATGTGGTGCGTCATCCATTATACGATCAACCTGAATGTATGGATTTACGTAGAGCGTTATTTAGTGTTTCAGATTCTGATAAGGCAGCAGTAATTGTTAAGTATGCTATTGAGCATAGAGAGCCATCAGCATTAAGGACGATAGATATATTCTTAAGTATATATGGTTCAGTTGCTGGTAATTTAGCACTTACAAGTTTACCTTTTAGAGGTCTTTATATTGCTGGAGGTATTGCACCTAGGCTCATCAAACAAATAAAAGAGAGTAAATTCTTAGAGAAGTTTAGAGATAAAGGTAGAATGTCTAATATGATGAAAGACTTTCCAGTGCATATAATTATGAATACAGATGTTGGTCTGATAGGCGCGCGTACTTATGCTGCTGGATTAGTAAAGTAATTTAGTTATTGCGGATATTTTTATTTTTTTCTTGATAATGGCTTGATAATTTTTTAATACCTGCAGCAGATATATATATCACTCCAAAGCTTAGGATGATAATATAAAAAATAGCGAATACCATAAAAATACCTAATAGTATCGCAATCTCACTAATACAAAATATTGCAAGGATAATTACTAAACAGATACAGCCTAATATGTTTTTATATGAGCAGGCTTTCTTTTTTGCTAAATGGGATTTGTCAATATTTATAGTTTCTTCGCTCATCTTTTGCTTATGTTGTTGTCGTGTGCTAATTATACATATATGAAATATTGCTTTGCAAACTAAAATGTTAAAATTATCTTTTAATATGTTTGGATAAATAGATAGATTGTATTATCAAGAATACAAAAGTTATACCTAAAAGACCAAAAAGTTTAAAATCCATCCAAATATCAGTAGAGAAGAAATACGCTACAAATAGATTAAGTGTGCCTAGAACGGTAAAATAGGCTCCCCACATATTGTTGATTTCTTTCCATTTATGTTCTTTTAGATCGACAGCATCTTTGAGAATTTTTTGCATCGGAGTTTCTTTCATTGTATAGGTTGTAATTATCAGACCGATACCCATTAACCAGTTAATTATGCTTACTTTCCATTTTATGAATTCTTCATTATGAAAATATAAGGTAGCACCGCCAAAAACAGCAACTAAGATAGCTATAATAATTTGTGCTTTAGCAACTTTTTTGTGGGCCACATATTCCCAAACAACTTGTGCTATTGTTACTATAATCAATGCTGCTGTAGCAAAAAAAATATCATATATCTTATAGATACCAAAAAACACAATCGCTGGAAGCAAATCATTAATCATTTTATTCATTTTTATTGATACTAAGTGTTGTATAATAATTTTAGAAGTATAACGCTTGTTGTAGAAATTATGAAGAGTTTAATCGAATTATATAGTTATAGTAATAATCTTTCTGAACTAAAAGAGCTTGCTAATATTTTAGATAATGATGGTGTTATAGCTATACCAACTGATTCAGGATATGCTTTAGCTTGTCGCATGAAATCAAAGAAAGGTATAGATAAAATTATTAAAATAAGAAATTTAGATAGTAGTCATAACTTTACACTTTGTTGTAAAGATTTATCAGAGATATCAGAATATGCAAAAGTTGATAATAATGCCTATAGATTATTAAAAAGATATACTCCTGGCCCATATACATTTATTTTAAATGCGACGAAAAAGGTATCATCATTATTAGTTACTAAATCTAAGAATACTGTAGGTATTAGAGTTAGTGAACATTATGTGCCAAAAGCAATATCAGCGGAGATTGGTGAACCATTAGTTGTCAGTAGCTTTATAATACCTGGACATCAGCATGTTGTAACAGACTGTGCTGATGTTGATAACCAGATAATGAATTATATAGATGCGGTAGTTGAGTCAGACTATTGTGGTTATGATCCAACAACAGTTGTCGAGCTACTAGAATTACCGTACCAAATTCTAAGACAAGGGGCAGGTGAGATAGATCTATAGCTATTCAAAAGCTTAGTAAAATCGAAAATTGAAATAAGATAATCAATTATGAATGGTTACAAAACAATATCTGAAAATATAGAATTTGAAATTGCCCCAATAAAAAAATCTCGCTTTATTGCATATATATGTAAGGTTGCAAATCATATAGAGGTATTAAATAGTCTAAATGCAATAAAAAATAGCTATCCTGGAGCTAATCATTATTGTTGGGCTTATTCTTTACTCGATAATAATCAGTATAGATTTAATGATGATGGTGAACCAAGTGGTTCTGCAGGTAAGCCAATCCTTTCGCATATACAGGGTTTTGAAGTGACAAACGTGCTAGTTGTTGTTGTCAGATATTTTGGTGGTACTAGGCTCGGAGTTGGTGGGCTCATCAGAGCTTATGGTCAGGCGGCTAAAGAAGGATTGGCTTTAGCCAAGATTATCCATGTAGAGCATCAGATTCAAATTTCTATAGAGTATGATTACTCCGAAACAGCAATTGTAGATACTCTAATAAAATACTATGACATTAAAATTGTAAAAGAGGATTATTCTGATTCTATTTTTAGGATTCTCAAGATTGATACACTTAATAAGGATATATTTTTAAAGGAAATTAAAAATATGACAAAAGGTAAAATAAAAATTACAGTACACTAAATTGTCTCATTTTGAACTCGTTTATCGCGAATAAGCATATATATTATTGAGCCGAATAAACAAATAATTCCACTGAATATAAATATAATCATAAAATTATCATTTGTTGATTGTAGTATTATTCCTGTAATAAGTGGTGCAAGCCCAGCGCCAACAAAATTAGCAAAGTTTTGTAATCCACCAATTGTTCCTACTAAACTGTATGGAGAAATATCAGCAACTAATGCCCATGTTGGAGATATTCTTAGTCCAAGGCAAAAGATAGTGACACCAATTACACAAACGATAACAAAAATATTATCAATAAATGGCAATGCTAGGATTGCTATAGACGCAACTAGGCATCCAGCGATTATAGGAGTTAGGCGCGCAAAGACAGGAGTATACCCCTTTTTTATCATAAAATCAGAGATAATTCCACCTAGCATTACAGAAGCAACTCCTGAAATAAAAGAAGCAGATGTTGCAATACTCATTTGTGAGAGGGTTAGATGTTTTACTTTTATGAAATAGAAGGGTAGCCATGTTAGAAATAGCCAGTAGGCATAAGATGAACATAGATTTCCGATACATAAATAAACAACATTTTTATTTTTTAGAGTCTCGGAAATAGAAACCTTTTGAATCTTTTTAATAATTGTTGTTGTATGTTCTGGTGTTTCTTTAGTATGTAGAAGCTTCCAGCCAATCGCAGCGATTAGTCCTATAACTCCTAATATTATAAACATACCACGCCAATCTATTAGTAGCATTAAACCAACTAATATCAAAGGTGCAAGGATATTTGCTAACCTTGGTCCTAAAGCAATTATTGATGACATGAGTCCTCTTTGAGAACTTGGAAAACGATGTTGGATTATCCTAGTAGCAACTATAAAAAAAGGAGCTTCAGCAAGGCCAAGCAGTATACGTGTTAGCAGGATTGAGTAAAATCCTATTACAAAACCTCCTAATATACACGCTACAGACCATGCAATCATACTTATTAACATTACTTTATTAACACCTAAACGATCAACCATATATCCTGCTGGTAAACTAGCAATAGCATATGGCCACATGAAAGCCGATAGTAATATCCCCATTTCTGTTGGCGTTATGTTAAAAGCGTTAGCTATTTCAGTATTAGCTATACTTAGAGTTGATCTGTCAATATAGTTTAATAATGCCAAAAAGAATAGTAGGAGAATTATTAAAGTGTTGTAATAATATTTTTTCATTGTGGTGAGCTTATATTATTTGACACGCATGCCTGGTTGGGCACCCTCATGTGGCTCAAGTATATATATACCTTTACCATCTCCAGCAGCTAAAACCATACCCTCAGACATTCCAAATTTCATTTTTCTAGGAGCTAGATTCGCTACCATTACAGTATGCTTGCCAATTAAATCTTCAGGGTTATAAGCAGATTTGATACCAGCAAATACTTGTTTTGTAACACCACCTAGATCCAATATCAGTTTAAGTAATTTATCCGCACCTTCAACATGTGAAGCTTCAACGATTTTAGCTACGCGTAGATCAACTTTCATAAAATCATCAAAAGTGCATTCAGCTGCTATATCTAGTTTAGAATCTTCTTTTTTAGATTGCTGAGCCGGTTCACTATCTAACATTTTTTTTGTATCCTCTAAAATTTTATCTACTTTTTCTTTTTCAATACGAGTTGCTAGAGGTTTAAACTTATTTATTTTATGATTCATTGAGAATCTTGGAGCATCATCCCAGCTTATGAACTCTATATTTAAAAATCTCTCTGCCTCAGCAACAATACTAGGAATAATAGGCTTAAGATAATTAACTAAAACCTTAAACATATTTATGCCTTGTGAGCAAACTTGGTGAACCTTTTGTTCTTGTCCTTCTTCTTTAGCTAGTTGCCATGGCTTATGATAATCTATAAATTGGTTA containing:
- a CDS encoding YigZ family protein, which produces MNGYKTISENIEFEIAPIKKSRFIAYICKVANHIEVLNSLNAIKNSYPGANHYCWAYSLLDNNQYRFNDDGEPSGSAGKPILSHIQGFEVTNVLVVVVRYFGGTRLGVGGLIRAYGQAAKEGLALAKIIHVEHQIQISIEYDYSETAIVDTLIKYYDIKIVKEDYSDSIFRILKIDTLNKDIFLKEIKNMTKGKIKITVH
- a CDS encoding MFS transporter, with the protein product MKKYYYNTLIILLLFFLALLNYIDRSTLSIANTEIANAFNITPTEMGILLSAFMWPYAIASLPAGYMVDRLGVNKVMLISMIAWSVACILGGFVIGFYSILLTRILLGLAEAPFFIVATRIIQHRFPSSQRGLMSSIIALGPRLANILAPLILVGLMLLIDWRGMFIILGVIGLIAAIGWKLLHTKETPEHTTTIIKKIQKVSISETLKNKNVVYLCIGNLCSSYAYWLFLTWLPFYFIKVKHLTLSQMSIATSASFISGVASVMLGGIISDFMIKKGYTPVFARLTPIIAGCLVASIAILALPFIDNIFVIVCVIGVTIFCLGLRISPTWALVADISPYSLVGTIGGLQNFANFVGAGLAPLITGIILQSTNDNFMIIFIFSGIICLFGSIIYMLIRDKRVQNETI